One genomic window of Halictus rubicundus isolate RS-2024b chromosome 12, iyHalRubi1_principal, whole genome shotgun sequence includes the following:
- the Orp8 gene encoding oxysterol-binding protein-related protein 8 isoform X4 codes for MGININKFRSTMSSQPIVVPGGDQRSQSETHSVSVGSATDSFKTMTPPNVSRSLSNQPVDQQLRRSSSQAQSATLPKLPSTESLSTSVNLTTAAPPLSPGLSAMGEGNQKTDNTSDKSLDSCKLTRKESYKAQRKNYRMEKKRVANELLSSFKDPTVIVMSDWLKVRGTLKSWTKLWCILKPGLLLLYKSPKTKSNHWVGTVLLNTCQVIERPSKKDGFCFKLFHPLEQSIWAPRGPEKEAIGAVVQPLPTSYLIFRAPSQAAGKCWLDALELSLRCSSLIIRSTSAIPRALPHDTTTTHETQWSEADYEKHFDEHDLDDISQPENGVAADAEISASDSESDGSVKEDQPETINETPYIANENEVLGSAGEVVTELQDEQKSLIWFLLKQVRPGMDLSKVVLPTFILEPRSFLEKLADSYYHADLLSQAVLEDDAFTRMKGVVKWYLSGFYKKPQGLKKPYNPLLGETFRCYWQHPNGSRTFYIAEQLSHHPPISGFYVTNRQDGFTISATIIAKSKFYGNSTSAVLDGVAILTMLPRGEDYTMTIPYAHCKGILMGTLSMELGGKVQINCEKTGYHTEIEFKLKPFLGGVEQMNQVAGAIRLGKETLATISGYWDGQIVFTDKRAGIESVFFNPTPEVRRNRLKKYTVPIDHQSTWESEKLWYEVTQSINRDDQVAATEAKTQLEEAQRERAKERKLKGQEWVPKYFVQDIITGNWVYRHADVRPWDPRNDVVQYEQDYIVRTKTRHKTPIMRTGSIVSTDPQTQVPLLQAESRSSLSVLKSSKRQLSNNLPLTETAHDSGSSSAEGHSDSSQSIGKRKRSTARIIDVMKDLERHMLQYGEDLNRIQRVVEQIAVKQREQGEQHYTINMLKNFIDTILIIVIVFCVQYLVKMWTAELSGG; via the exons ATGGGTATCAACATTAATAAGTTTCG ATCCACAATGAGTTCCCAACCAATCGTGGTACCTGGTGGCGATCAGAGGTCTCAATCAGAAACTCATTCCGTTTCTGTTGGAAGTGCTACTGATTCATTTAAAACCATGACACCGCCAAATGTTAGCCGTTCACTTAGTAATC AACCAGTGGATCAACAACTTCGACGAAGCAGTTCTCAAGCGCAGTCTGCAACATTACCTAAACTTCCATCAACAGAGTCCCTATCGACAAGTGTAAATTTAACAACTGCTGCTCCTCCACTATCTCCAG GGTTGTCTGCAATGGGCGAAGGTAATCAGAAAACGGATAATACATCTGATAAG TCTCTAGACTCTTGTAAATTAACTCGGAAAGAATCGTACAAAGCTCAAAGGAAAAATTATAGAATGGAGAAGAAACGTGTTGCTAATGAACTTCTCAGTTCGTTTAAAGATCCAACTGTTATTGTGATGAGCGACTGGCTAAAAGTGCGCGGAACACTGAAGAGTTGGACGAAACTGTGGTGTATCTTGAAGCCAGGTTTACTCTTACTGTACAAAAGCCCTAAGACAAAA AGCAATCATTGGGTAGGAACAGTTTTATTGAATACGTGTCAAGTgatagaacgaccgagcaaaaAGGATGGCTTTTGTTTCAAATTATTTCATCCTTTGGAGCAATCGATTTGGGCTCCGAGGGGCCCAGAGAAGGAGGCTATAG GTGCTGTTGTACAACCTTTGCCAACTTCTTACTTAATCTTCAGAGCTCCATCCCAGGCAGCTGGTAAATGTTGGTTGGACGCTCTGGAGTTATCTTTACGTTGTTCCTCGTTAATAATTCGTTCAACAAGCGCAATACCCCGTGCTTTGCCACACGATACTACAACAACTCATGAGACTCAATGGAGCGAGGCCGATTATGAGAAACATTTTGATGAACATG ACCTGGACGACATTAGCCAACCTGAAAACGGAGTCGCAGCCGACGCAGAAATCAGCGCATCGGACAGCGAGTCTGACGGATCGGTTAAAGAAGATCAACCCGAAACCATCAATGAAACCCCGTACATTGCGAACGAAAATGAAGTTCTTGGATCG GCCGGAGAAGTCGTCACAGAATTACAAGATGAGCAAAAATCTTTAATATGGTTCCTATTGAAGCAAGTTCGGCCAGGCATGGATTTGTCCAAAGTAGTTTTGCCTACTTTTATTTTAGAACCTCGCTCATTTTTAGAGAAGCTGGCAGACTCCTATTATCATGCAGACTTATTGTCTCA GGCTGTATTAGAAGATGATGCATTTACACGCATGAAAGGCGTTGTAAAGTGGTATTTATCAGGTTTCTATAAGAAACCTCAGGGTTTAAAAAAACCATATAATCCATTATTGGGCGAAACCTTTCGCTGTTATTGGCAGCATCCTAATGGTTCGAGGACTTTCTATATAGCTGAACAA TTATCTCACCATCCACCTATATCAGGTTTTTACGTAACTAATCGTCAAGACGGGTTCACTATTAGCGCTACGATTATTGCTAAATCTAAATTTTATG GAAATTCAACATCAGCCGTTTTAGATGGTGTTgcaatattaacaatgttaccTAGAGGCGAAGATTACACAATGACTATACCTTACGCTCATTGTAAAGGTATCCTTATGGGTACTTTATCTATGGAACTAGGCGGTAAAGTTCAAATAAATTGCGAGAAAACGGGTTACCATACTGAAATAGAATTCAAGCTCAAG CCATTCCTTGGTGGAGTAGAACAAATGAATCAAGTAGCAGGAGCGATACGTTTAGGAAAGGAAACTCTTGCTACTATATCAGGATACTGGGATGGACAAATAGTATTTACGGATAAGAGGGCTGGA ATAGAAAGTGTATTCTTCAATCCAACGCCGGAAGTTCGCAGAAATAGATTGAAAAAATATACGGTACCCATAGACCATCAAAGTACATGGGAAAGCGAAAAATTATGGTACGAAGTTACTCAATCAATTAACCGAGACGATCAGGTTGCTGCTACCGAAGCAAAAACCCAGTTAGAAGAGGCGCAAAGAGAACGTGCCAAGGAGCGAAAACTGAAGGGTCAAGAATGGGTTCCTAAATATTTCGTTCAG GACATCATAACGGGTAATTGGGTATATCGACATGCAGACGTTAGACCGTGGGATCCTAGAAACGATGTTGTGCAATACGAACAAGACTATATTGTGCGCACTAAAACTAGACATAAAACACCAATTATGCGTACTGGTAGTATCGTTTCGACCGATCCTCAAACACAG gTTCCGCTTCTACAAGCAGAATCTCGCTCCTCGCTCTCTGTATTGAAATCTTCGAAAAGACAATTATCAAATAATTTGCCGTTAACAGAAACAGCTCATGATTCGGGAAGTTCGTCTGCAGAGGGCCACTCAGATTCTAGTCAATCGATAGGTAAAAGGAAACGTTCTACCGCAAG AATAATAGATGTTATGAAAGATCTAGAACGCCATATGTTACAATATGGCGAAGATCTAAATCGTATACAACGTGTGGTAGAACAGATTGCTGTGAAGCAACGAGAACAAGGCGAACaacattatacaataaatatgttAAAGAATTTTATAGATACAATTCTCATTATTGTAATAGTTTTTTGTGTACAATACTTGGTAAAAATGTGGACCGCGGAGCTTAGCGGGGGTTGA
- the Orp8 gene encoding oxysterol-binding protein-related protein 8 isoform X1 — protein sequence MGININKFRSTMSSQPIVVPGGDQRSQSETHSVSVGSATDSFKTMTPPNVSRSLSNLHATFFARLHIFTCCSKPVDQQLRRSSSQAQSATLPKLPSTESLSTSVNLTTAAPPLSPGLSAMGEGNQKTDNTSDKSLDSCKLTRKESYKAQRKNYRMEKKRVANELLSSFKDPTVIVMSDWLKVRGTLKSWTKLWCILKPGLLLLYKSPKTKSNHWVGTVLLNTCQVIERPSKKDGFCFKLFHPLEQSIWAPRGPEKEAIGAVVQPLPTSYLIFRAPSQAAGKCWLDALELSLRCSSLIIRSTSAIPRALPHDTTTTHETQWSEADYEKHFDEHDLDDISQPENGVAADAEISASDSESDGSVKEDQPETINETPYIANENEVLGSAGEVVTELQDEQKSLIWFLLKQVRPGMDLSKVVLPTFILEPRSFLEKLADSYYHADLLSQAVLEDDAFTRMKGVVKWYLSGFYKKPQGLKKPYNPLLGETFRCYWQHPNGSRTFYIAEQLSHHPPISGFYVTNRQDGFTISATIIAKSKFYGNSTSAVLDGVAILTMLPRGEDYTMTIPYAHCKGILMGTLSMELGGKVQINCEKTGYHTEIEFKLKPFLGGVEQMNQVAGAIRLGKETLATISGYWDGQIVFTDKRAGIESVFFNPTPEVRRNRLKKYTVPIDHQSTWESEKLWYEVTQSINRDDQVAATEAKTQLEEAQRERAKERKLKGQEWVPKYFVQDIITGNWVYRHADVRPWDPRNDVVQYEQDYIVRTKTRHKTPIMRTGSIVSTDPQTQVPLLQAESRSSLSVLKSSKRQLSNNLPLTETAHDSGSSSAEGHSDSSQSIGKRKRSTARIIDVMKDLERHMLQYGEDLNRIQRVVEQIAVKQREQGEQHYTINMLKNFIDTILIIVIVFCVQYLVKMWTAELSGG from the exons ATGGGTATCAACATTAATAAGTTTCG ATCCACAATGAGTTCCCAACCAATCGTGGTACCTGGTGGCGATCAGAGGTCTCAATCAGAAACTCATTCCGTTTCTGTTGGAAGTGCTACTGATTCATTTAAAACCATGACACCGCCAAATGTTAGCCGTTCACTTAGTAATC TGCATGCAACCTTTTTTGCAAGACTGCATATTTTCACATGCTGTAGTA AACCAGTGGATCAACAACTTCGACGAAGCAGTTCTCAAGCGCAGTCTGCAACATTACCTAAACTTCCATCAACAGAGTCCCTATCGACAAGTGTAAATTTAACAACTGCTGCTCCTCCACTATCTCCAG GGTTGTCTGCAATGGGCGAAGGTAATCAGAAAACGGATAATACATCTGATAAG TCTCTAGACTCTTGTAAATTAACTCGGAAAGAATCGTACAAAGCTCAAAGGAAAAATTATAGAATGGAGAAGAAACGTGTTGCTAATGAACTTCTCAGTTCGTTTAAAGATCCAACTGTTATTGTGATGAGCGACTGGCTAAAAGTGCGCGGAACACTGAAGAGTTGGACGAAACTGTGGTGTATCTTGAAGCCAGGTTTACTCTTACTGTACAAAAGCCCTAAGACAAAA AGCAATCATTGGGTAGGAACAGTTTTATTGAATACGTGTCAAGTgatagaacgaccgagcaaaaAGGATGGCTTTTGTTTCAAATTATTTCATCCTTTGGAGCAATCGATTTGGGCTCCGAGGGGCCCAGAGAAGGAGGCTATAG GTGCTGTTGTACAACCTTTGCCAACTTCTTACTTAATCTTCAGAGCTCCATCCCAGGCAGCTGGTAAATGTTGGTTGGACGCTCTGGAGTTATCTTTACGTTGTTCCTCGTTAATAATTCGTTCAACAAGCGCAATACCCCGTGCTTTGCCACACGATACTACAACAACTCATGAGACTCAATGGAGCGAGGCCGATTATGAGAAACATTTTGATGAACATG ACCTGGACGACATTAGCCAACCTGAAAACGGAGTCGCAGCCGACGCAGAAATCAGCGCATCGGACAGCGAGTCTGACGGATCGGTTAAAGAAGATCAACCCGAAACCATCAATGAAACCCCGTACATTGCGAACGAAAATGAAGTTCTTGGATCG GCCGGAGAAGTCGTCACAGAATTACAAGATGAGCAAAAATCTTTAATATGGTTCCTATTGAAGCAAGTTCGGCCAGGCATGGATTTGTCCAAAGTAGTTTTGCCTACTTTTATTTTAGAACCTCGCTCATTTTTAGAGAAGCTGGCAGACTCCTATTATCATGCAGACTTATTGTCTCA GGCTGTATTAGAAGATGATGCATTTACACGCATGAAAGGCGTTGTAAAGTGGTATTTATCAGGTTTCTATAAGAAACCTCAGGGTTTAAAAAAACCATATAATCCATTATTGGGCGAAACCTTTCGCTGTTATTGGCAGCATCCTAATGGTTCGAGGACTTTCTATATAGCTGAACAA TTATCTCACCATCCACCTATATCAGGTTTTTACGTAACTAATCGTCAAGACGGGTTCACTATTAGCGCTACGATTATTGCTAAATCTAAATTTTATG GAAATTCAACATCAGCCGTTTTAGATGGTGTTgcaatattaacaatgttaccTAGAGGCGAAGATTACACAATGACTATACCTTACGCTCATTGTAAAGGTATCCTTATGGGTACTTTATCTATGGAACTAGGCGGTAAAGTTCAAATAAATTGCGAGAAAACGGGTTACCATACTGAAATAGAATTCAAGCTCAAG CCATTCCTTGGTGGAGTAGAACAAATGAATCAAGTAGCAGGAGCGATACGTTTAGGAAAGGAAACTCTTGCTACTATATCAGGATACTGGGATGGACAAATAGTATTTACGGATAAGAGGGCTGGA ATAGAAAGTGTATTCTTCAATCCAACGCCGGAAGTTCGCAGAAATAGATTGAAAAAATATACGGTACCCATAGACCATCAAAGTACATGGGAAAGCGAAAAATTATGGTACGAAGTTACTCAATCAATTAACCGAGACGATCAGGTTGCTGCTACCGAAGCAAAAACCCAGTTAGAAGAGGCGCAAAGAGAACGTGCCAAGGAGCGAAAACTGAAGGGTCAAGAATGGGTTCCTAAATATTTCGTTCAG GACATCATAACGGGTAATTGGGTATATCGACATGCAGACGTTAGACCGTGGGATCCTAGAAACGATGTTGTGCAATACGAACAAGACTATATTGTGCGCACTAAAACTAGACATAAAACACCAATTATGCGTACTGGTAGTATCGTTTCGACCGATCCTCAAACACAG gTTCCGCTTCTACAAGCAGAATCTCGCTCCTCGCTCTCTGTATTGAAATCTTCGAAAAGACAATTATCAAATAATTTGCCGTTAACAGAAACAGCTCATGATTCGGGAAGTTCGTCTGCAGAGGGCCACTCAGATTCTAGTCAATCGATAGGTAAAAGGAAACGTTCTACCGCAAG AATAATAGATGTTATGAAAGATCTAGAACGCCATATGTTACAATATGGCGAAGATCTAAATCGTATACAACGTGTGGTAGAACAGATTGCTGTGAAGCAACGAGAACAAGGCGAACaacattatacaataaatatgttAAAGAATTTTATAGATACAATTCTCATTATTGTAATAGTTTTTTGTGTACAATACTTGGTAAAAATGTGGACCGCGGAGCTTAGCGGGGGTTGA
- the Orp8 gene encoding oxysterol-binding protein-related protein 8 isoform X2: MGININKFRSTMSSQPIVVPGGDQRSQSETHSVSVGSATDSFKTMTPPNVSRSLSNRISDSGCGTLPSKLEPVDQQLRRSSSQAQSATLPKLPSTESLSTSVNLTTAAPPLSPGLSAMGEGNQKTDNTSDKSLDSCKLTRKESYKAQRKNYRMEKKRVANELLSSFKDPTVIVMSDWLKVRGTLKSWTKLWCILKPGLLLLYKSPKTKSNHWVGTVLLNTCQVIERPSKKDGFCFKLFHPLEQSIWAPRGPEKEAIGAVVQPLPTSYLIFRAPSQAAGKCWLDALELSLRCSSLIIRSTSAIPRALPHDTTTTHETQWSEADYEKHFDEHDLDDISQPENGVAADAEISASDSESDGSVKEDQPETINETPYIANENEVLGSAGEVVTELQDEQKSLIWFLLKQVRPGMDLSKVVLPTFILEPRSFLEKLADSYYHADLLSQAVLEDDAFTRMKGVVKWYLSGFYKKPQGLKKPYNPLLGETFRCYWQHPNGSRTFYIAEQLSHHPPISGFYVTNRQDGFTISATIIAKSKFYGNSTSAVLDGVAILTMLPRGEDYTMTIPYAHCKGILMGTLSMELGGKVQINCEKTGYHTEIEFKLKPFLGGVEQMNQVAGAIRLGKETLATISGYWDGQIVFTDKRAGIESVFFNPTPEVRRNRLKKYTVPIDHQSTWESEKLWYEVTQSINRDDQVAATEAKTQLEEAQRERAKERKLKGQEWVPKYFVQDIITGNWVYRHADVRPWDPRNDVVQYEQDYIVRTKTRHKTPIMRTGSIVSTDPQTQVPLLQAESRSSLSVLKSSKRQLSNNLPLTETAHDSGSSSAEGHSDSSQSIGKRKRSTARIIDVMKDLERHMLQYGEDLNRIQRVVEQIAVKQREQGEQHYTINMLKNFIDTILIIVIVFCVQYLVKMWTAELSGG; the protein is encoded by the exons ATGGGTATCAACATTAATAAGTTTCG ATCCACAATGAGTTCCCAACCAATCGTGGTACCTGGTGGCGATCAGAGGTCTCAATCAGAAACTCATTCCGTTTCTGTTGGAAGTGCTACTGATTCATTTAAAACCATGACACCGCCAAATGTTAGCCGTTCACTTAGTAATC GTATTAGTGACAGTGGATGTGGTACATTACCAAGTAAGCTAG AACCAGTGGATCAACAACTTCGACGAAGCAGTTCTCAAGCGCAGTCTGCAACATTACCTAAACTTCCATCAACAGAGTCCCTATCGACAAGTGTAAATTTAACAACTGCTGCTCCTCCACTATCTCCAG GGTTGTCTGCAATGGGCGAAGGTAATCAGAAAACGGATAATACATCTGATAAG TCTCTAGACTCTTGTAAATTAACTCGGAAAGAATCGTACAAAGCTCAAAGGAAAAATTATAGAATGGAGAAGAAACGTGTTGCTAATGAACTTCTCAGTTCGTTTAAAGATCCAACTGTTATTGTGATGAGCGACTGGCTAAAAGTGCGCGGAACACTGAAGAGTTGGACGAAACTGTGGTGTATCTTGAAGCCAGGTTTACTCTTACTGTACAAAAGCCCTAAGACAAAA AGCAATCATTGGGTAGGAACAGTTTTATTGAATACGTGTCAAGTgatagaacgaccgagcaaaaAGGATGGCTTTTGTTTCAAATTATTTCATCCTTTGGAGCAATCGATTTGGGCTCCGAGGGGCCCAGAGAAGGAGGCTATAG GTGCTGTTGTACAACCTTTGCCAACTTCTTACTTAATCTTCAGAGCTCCATCCCAGGCAGCTGGTAAATGTTGGTTGGACGCTCTGGAGTTATCTTTACGTTGTTCCTCGTTAATAATTCGTTCAACAAGCGCAATACCCCGTGCTTTGCCACACGATACTACAACAACTCATGAGACTCAATGGAGCGAGGCCGATTATGAGAAACATTTTGATGAACATG ACCTGGACGACATTAGCCAACCTGAAAACGGAGTCGCAGCCGACGCAGAAATCAGCGCATCGGACAGCGAGTCTGACGGATCGGTTAAAGAAGATCAACCCGAAACCATCAATGAAACCCCGTACATTGCGAACGAAAATGAAGTTCTTGGATCG GCCGGAGAAGTCGTCACAGAATTACAAGATGAGCAAAAATCTTTAATATGGTTCCTATTGAAGCAAGTTCGGCCAGGCATGGATTTGTCCAAAGTAGTTTTGCCTACTTTTATTTTAGAACCTCGCTCATTTTTAGAGAAGCTGGCAGACTCCTATTATCATGCAGACTTATTGTCTCA GGCTGTATTAGAAGATGATGCATTTACACGCATGAAAGGCGTTGTAAAGTGGTATTTATCAGGTTTCTATAAGAAACCTCAGGGTTTAAAAAAACCATATAATCCATTATTGGGCGAAACCTTTCGCTGTTATTGGCAGCATCCTAATGGTTCGAGGACTTTCTATATAGCTGAACAA TTATCTCACCATCCACCTATATCAGGTTTTTACGTAACTAATCGTCAAGACGGGTTCACTATTAGCGCTACGATTATTGCTAAATCTAAATTTTATG GAAATTCAACATCAGCCGTTTTAGATGGTGTTgcaatattaacaatgttaccTAGAGGCGAAGATTACACAATGACTATACCTTACGCTCATTGTAAAGGTATCCTTATGGGTACTTTATCTATGGAACTAGGCGGTAAAGTTCAAATAAATTGCGAGAAAACGGGTTACCATACTGAAATAGAATTCAAGCTCAAG CCATTCCTTGGTGGAGTAGAACAAATGAATCAAGTAGCAGGAGCGATACGTTTAGGAAAGGAAACTCTTGCTACTATATCAGGATACTGGGATGGACAAATAGTATTTACGGATAAGAGGGCTGGA ATAGAAAGTGTATTCTTCAATCCAACGCCGGAAGTTCGCAGAAATAGATTGAAAAAATATACGGTACCCATAGACCATCAAAGTACATGGGAAAGCGAAAAATTATGGTACGAAGTTACTCAATCAATTAACCGAGACGATCAGGTTGCTGCTACCGAAGCAAAAACCCAGTTAGAAGAGGCGCAAAGAGAACGTGCCAAGGAGCGAAAACTGAAGGGTCAAGAATGGGTTCCTAAATATTTCGTTCAG GACATCATAACGGGTAATTGGGTATATCGACATGCAGACGTTAGACCGTGGGATCCTAGAAACGATGTTGTGCAATACGAACAAGACTATATTGTGCGCACTAAAACTAGACATAAAACACCAATTATGCGTACTGGTAGTATCGTTTCGACCGATCCTCAAACACAG gTTCCGCTTCTACAAGCAGAATCTCGCTCCTCGCTCTCTGTATTGAAATCTTCGAAAAGACAATTATCAAATAATTTGCCGTTAACAGAAACAGCTCATGATTCGGGAAGTTCGTCTGCAGAGGGCCACTCAGATTCTAGTCAATCGATAGGTAAAAGGAAACGTTCTACCGCAAG AATAATAGATGTTATGAAAGATCTAGAACGCCATATGTTACAATATGGCGAAGATCTAAATCGTATACAACGTGTGGTAGAACAGATTGCTGTGAAGCAACGAGAACAAGGCGAACaacattatacaataaatatgttAAAGAATTTTATAGATACAATTCTCATTATTGTAATAGTTTTTTGTGTACAATACTTGGTAAAAATGTGGACCGCGGAGCTTAGCGGGGGTTGA
- the Orp8 gene encoding oxysterol-binding protein-related protein 8 isoform X5, producing MGININKFRSTMSSQPIVVPGGDQRSQSETHSVSVGSATDSFKTMTPPNVSRSLSNRLSAMGEGNQKTDNTSDKSLDSCKLTRKESYKAQRKNYRMEKKRVANELLSSFKDPTVIVMSDWLKVRGTLKSWTKLWCILKPGLLLLYKSPKTKSNHWVGTVLLNTCQVIERPSKKDGFCFKLFHPLEQSIWAPRGPEKEAIGAVVQPLPTSYLIFRAPSQAAGKCWLDALELSLRCSSLIIRSTSAIPRALPHDTTTTHETQWSEADYEKHFDEHDLDDISQPENGVAADAEISASDSESDGSVKEDQPETINETPYIANENEVLGSAGEVVTELQDEQKSLIWFLLKQVRPGMDLSKVVLPTFILEPRSFLEKLADSYYHADLLSQAVLEDDAFTRMKGVVKWYLSGFYKKPQGLKKPYNPLLGETFRCYWQHPNGSRTFYIAEQLSHHPPISGFYVTNRQDGFTISATIIAKSKFYGNSTSAVLDGVAILTMLPRGEDYTMTIPYAHCKGILMGTLSMELGGKVQINCEKTGYHTEIEFKLKPFLGGVEQMNQVAGAIRLGKETLATISGYWDGQIVFTDKRAGIESVFFNPTPEVRRNRLKKYTVPIDHQSTWESEKLWYEVTQSINRDDQVAATEAKTQLEEAQRERAKERKLKGQEWVPKYFVQDIITGNWVYRHADVRPWDPRNDVVQYEQDYIVRTKTRHKTPIMRTGSIVSTDPQTQVPLLQAESRSSLSVLKSSKRQLSNNLPLTETAHDSGSSSAEGHSDSSQSIGKRKRSTARIIDVMKDLERHMLQYGEDLNRIQRVVEQIAVKQREQGEQHYTINMLKNFIDTILIIVIVFCVQYLVKMWTAELSGG from the exons ATGGGTATCAACATTAATAAGTTTCG ATCCACAATGAGTTCCCAACCAATCGTGGTACCTGGTGGCGATCAGAGGTCTCAATCAGAAACTCATTCCGTTTCTGTTGGAAGTGCTACTGATTCATTTAAAACCATGACACCGCCAAATGTTAGCCGTTCACTTAGTAATC GGTTGTCTGCAATGGGCGAAGGTAATCAGAAAACGGATAATACATCTGATAAG TCTCTAGACTCTTGTAAATTAACTCGGAAAGAATCGTACAAAGCTCAAAGGAAAAATTATAGAATGGAGAAGAAACGTGTTGCTAATGAACTTCTCAGTTCGTTTAAAGATCCAACTGTTATTGTGATGAGCGACTGGCTAAAAGTGCGCGGAACACTGAAGAGTTGGACGAAACTGTGGTGTATCTTGAAGCCAGGTTTACTCTTACTGTACAAAAGCCCTAAGACAAAA AGCAATCATTGGGTAGGAACAGTTTTATTGAATACGTGTCAAGTgatagaacgaccgagcaaaaAGGATGGCTTTTGTTTCAAATTATTTCATCCTTTGGAGCAATCGATTTGGGCTCCGAGGGGCCCAGAGAAGGAGGCTATAG GTGCTGTTGTACAACCTTTGCCAACTTCTTACTTAATCTTCAGAGCTCCATCCCAGGCAGCTGGTAAATGTTGGTTGGACGCTCTGGAGTTATCTTTACGTTGTTCCTCGTTAATAATTCGTTCAACAAGCGCAATACCCCGTGCTTTGCCACACGATACTACAACAACTCATGAGACTCAATGGAGCGAGGCCGATTATGAGAAACATTTTGATGAACATG ACCTGGACGACATTAGCCAACCTGAAAACGGAGTCGCAGCCGACGCAGAAATCAGCGCATCGGACAGCGAGTCTGACGGATCGGTTAAAGAAGATCAACCCGAAACCATCAATGAAACCCCGTACATTGCGAACGAAAATGAAGTTCTTGGATCG GCCGGAGAAGTCGTCACAGAATTACAAGATGAGCAAAAATCTTTAATATGGTTCCTATTGAAGCAAGTTCGGCCAGGCATGGATTTGTCCAAAGTAGTTTTGCCTACTTTTATTTTAGAACCTCGCTCATTTTTAGAGAAGCTGGCAGACTCCTATTATCATGCAGACTTATTGTCTCA GGCTGTATTAGAAGATGATGCATTTACACGCATGAAAGGCGTTGTAAAGTGGTATTTATCAGGTTTCTATAAGAAACCTCAGGGTTTAAAAAAACCATATAATCCATTATTGGGCGAAACCTTTCGCTGTTATTGGCAGCATCCTAATGGTTCGAGGACTTTCTATATAGCTGAACAA TTATCTCACCATCCACCTATATCAGGTTTTTACGTAACTAATCGTCAAGACGGGTTCACTATTAGCGCTACGATTATTGCTAAATCTAAATTTTATG GAAATTCAACATCAGCCGTTTTAGATGGTGTTgcaatattaacaatgttaccTAGAGGCGAAGATTACACAATGACTATACCTTACGCTCATTGTAAAGGTATCCTTATGGGTACTTTATCTATGGAACTAGGCGGTAAAGTTCAAATAAATTGCGAGAAAACGGGTTACCATACTGAAATAGAATTCAAGCTCAAG CCATTCCTTGGTGGAGTAGAACAAATGAATCAAGTAGCAGGAGCGATACGTTTAGGAAAGGAAACTCTTGCTACTATATCAGGATACTGGGATGGACAAATAGTATTTACGGATAAGAGGGCTGGA ATAGAAAGTGTATTCTTCAATCCAACGCCGGAAGTTCGCAGAAATAGATTGAAAAAATATACGGTACCCATAGACCATCAAAGTACATGGGAAAGCGAAAAATTATGGTACGAAGTTACTCAATCAATTAACCGAGACGATCAGGTTGCTGCTACCGAAGCAAAAACCCAGTTAGAAGAGGCGCAAAGAGAACGTGCCAAGGAGCGAAAACTGAAGGGTCAAGAATGGGTTCCTAAATATTTCGTTCAG GACATCATAACGGGTAATTGGGTATATCGACATGCAGACGTTAGACCGTGGGATCCTAGAAACGATGTTGTGCAATACGAACAAGACTATATTGTGCGCACTAAAACTAGACATAAAACACCAATTATGCGTACTGGTAGTATCGTTTCGACCGATCCTCAAACACAG gTTCCGCTTCTACAAGCAGAATCTCGCTCCTCGCTCTCTGTATTGAAATCTTCGAAAAGACAATTATCAAATAATTTGCCGTTAACAGAAACAGCTCATGATTCGGGAAGTTCGTCTGCAGAGGGCCACTCAGATTCTAGTCAATCGATAGGTAAAAGGAAACGTTCTACCGCAAG AATAATAGATGTTATGAAAGATCTAGAACGCCATATGTTACAATATGGCGAAGATCTAAATCGTATACAACGTGTGGTAGAACAGATTGCTGTGAAGCAACGAGAACAAGGCGAACaacattatacaataaatatgttAAAGAATTTTATAGATACAATTCTCATTATTGTAATAGTTTTTTGTGTACAATACTTGGTAAAAATGTGGACCGCGGAGCTTAGCGGGGGTTGA